The genomic stretch GCGTTATCCGACAAAGATAAAACCCTGGCGACTTTACAAGAAAAGCTGGCCGCTTATCAGCAAAAGGCAGCCACAGGAGAAACTCTACAAGAAACAGTGGCCCAAAAAGAAGAGACCATTTCTGAGTTGCAAGCCCAAATCAAACAGCTTCAGCAGAACCAGGACGCGGTAAACAGTCAAGCAGACGGGAAAAACCAAGAGGCGATCGCCGCTTGGGAGCAGAAAGTCGCCGATCAAGAACAAACCATCGCGCAACTGCAAGCCCAAGTTAACCAACTTCAGCAAACCCACGAGACCCTGAAAAAGACCACGGTCTCCAAAGAGCATTATGAAGCCCTTCAAGCCCAGGTATTGGAAAGGCAACACCAGCAAGAGAGTCAGCCCCAGTCCATTTCTCGTCAGGATTATGAAGCCCTAGAACATAAGCTGCAACAAAACAGCCAAGTGATTGAGGGTCTACAGGCCCAATTACAGCGCTTGAAAACCCCTGATGCTAAAGAAACGGAATTGCGATCGCAACTGCACCTTCAGCAACAAACCATCCAATCTTTGGAAGAAAAAATGCAGCAAATGCAGCAGTTCTCGGCGATCGGTGAATATCACTTAAACCGGTGGCGCAGCCATAGCTTTTAAGGTTAAGTCGGGGCGAAAAAAAATCTCGCCCCGACTTAACCTTAACCGGGCACTTCATATTTCTTGTGCATCTCTTCCAACTGACTCGGAAGCACACACTTGCGTTCTGAGGCATAACTCATCAAATTCACCCCATTCATCATTTTCACCGTACTCACGCGCACCCGGAAATTATCCGTAATAAACCAAGCCCTTTCCTGTCCTTGGTTGCGCTCATACTCCGTATTAATCGTTAACACCCCATCCGGGGCAAAATGGTATCGCCCAATCACCGGGATACCCTCCACATAACCCCGATTTCGCAAAAAATAGCCTTGGCGAGGATTATCCGCATTAGGAATATCCACTAAAATAGCCGCATAATTGGGGTTAGGTTCTCGCTCGGCATCTAAGTTATCTTG from Roseofilum capinflatum BLCC-M114 encodes the following:
- a CDS encoding phycobiliprotein lyase, with the protein product MLLQHPMTMMDFFRKSEGVWYSERTVHHFDSTINESGLSNVIVQVFGPNDPKVLELCETNNTDPAKAAGGASFMWQDNLDAEREPNPNYAAILVDIPNADNPRQGYFLRNRGYVEGIPVIGRYHFAPDGVLTINTEYERNQGQERAWFITDNFRVRVSTVKMMNGVNLMSYASERKCVLPSQLEEMHKKYEVPG
- a CDS encoding ribbon-helix-helix protein, CopG family, coding for MAKDTKTNRTQYSESKMKLGISITPSGKELLNEMAKTTKLSRSELIERMSRGYISVNSELTQTILTVDFESKSGKSNGSGNEGKFPALKNIAVSQRSADEATPTFAEVEELKKALSDKDKTLATLQEKLAAYQQKAATGETLQETVAQKEETISELQAQIKQLQQNQDAVNSQADGKNQEAIAAWEQKVADQEQTIAQLQAQVNQLQQTHETLKKTTVSKEHYEALQAQVLERQHQQESQPQSISRQDYEALEHKLQQNSQVIEGLQAQLQRLKTPDAKETELRSQLHLQQQTIQSLEEKMQQMQQFSAIGEYHLNRWRSHSF